Proteins encoded in a region of the Mesoflavibacter profundi genome:
- a CDS encoding SAM-dependent methyltransferase produces MDKGKLYLIPNTLGDTNPFDVLPSQVKTIIDSLDTFIVENSKAARKFIKSISPEKSQPSLTLFELNKHTQPEDLPNFIKPCLEGKTIGLLSDAGCPGVADPGADIVKLAHQKNIKVIPLVGPSSILLAMMASGMNGQSFAFNGYLPIDKHERKSEIKRLERLSKDYNQSQSFIETPYRNNKLLEDLCNTLSSDCLICVACDITLDSEYIKTQTVLQWKKNSVDLHKRPTLFIIHKA; encoded by the coding sequence ATGGATAAGGGAAAACTTTATTTAATACCAAATACTTTAGGAGATACTAACCCTTTTGATGTTTTACCGTCTCAAGTAAAAACAATTATTGATAGTTTAGACACCTTTATTGTTGAAAACTCTAAAGCTGCTAGAAAATTTATTAAAAGTATTTCTCCTGAAAAATCTCAACCAAGTTTAACACTTTTCGAATTAAATAAACATACACAACCTGAAGATTTACCTAATTTTATTAAACCTTGTTTAGAAGGTAAAACAATTGGTTTATTATCAGATGCTGGTTGTCCTGGCGTAGCAGATCCTGGAGCAGATATTGTAAAACTAGCGCATCAAAAAAACATTAAAGTTATTCCGTTAGTTGGCCCATCTTCTATCCTACTAGCTATGATGGCTTCTGGAATGAATGGACAATCCTTTGCTTTTAATGGATATTTACCAATTGATAAACACGAGAGAAAATCTGAAATCAAACGATTAGAACGTTTAAGTAAAGATTACAATCAATCTCAATCCTTTATCGAAACACCTTACAGAAATAATAAACTATTAGAAGATCTATGCAATACGTTAAGTAGTGATTGCTTAATTTGTGTCGCTTGCGATATTACTTTAGATAGTGAATATATAAAAACTCAAACTGTTTTACAATGGAAAAAAAATAGCGTTGATCTACATAAAAGACCAACACTATTTATAATTCATAAGGCTTAA
- the dnaA gene encoding chromosomal replication initiator protein DnaA, whose product MSITAQSVWNNCLLFIKDNIQPQAYKTWFEPIVAVKLTDNALSIQVPSKFFYEWLEEHYVKLLKVALTKELGDTAKLVYIIKMENTYGNKQPFTEKIPSTSRTAVKSQDVDVPLNNKNPELKNPFVIPGIRNVKIESQLNPNYNFENFLEGDSNRLARSAGLAVSAKPGGTSFNPLLVFGGVGLGKTHLAHAIGVDIKDKYPEKTVLYISAEKFTQQYIDSVKKNNRNDFIHFYQLVDVLIIDDVQFLSGKSGTQDVFFHIFNHLHQNGKQVILTSDKAPVDMQDIEQRLLSRFKWGLSAELQAPDFETRVSILKNKLYRDGVEMPDDIVEYVAKNIKTNIRELEGAIISLIAQSSFNKKEVNIDLAKQVVEKFVKNTKREVSIDYIQKIVSDYFQMDVDTLQSKTRKRHIVQARQLAMFFAKKYTKASLASIGSQIGKRDHATVLHACKTVDNLSSTDKQFRKYVEDLNKKLSV is encoded by the coding sequence ATGAGTATAACTGCGCAATCGGTATGGAATAATTGTCTCCTGTTTATAAAAGATAACATCCAACCTCAAGCATATAAAACTTGGTTTGAACCAATTGTTGCGGTAAAGCTTACAGATAATGCTTTAAGTATTCAAGTCCCAAGTAAATTTTTTTACGAGTGGTTAGAAGAGCATTATGTTAAATTATTAAAAGTTGCTTTAACAAAAGAGTTAGGTGATACTGCTAAGTTGGTTTACATTATTAAAATGGAAAACACTTACGGTAACAAACAACCATTTACAGAGAAAATACCAAGTACTAGTCGTACTGCAGTAAAATCTCAAGATGTTGATGTACCTTTAAACAATAAGAATCCTGAACTTAAAAATCCATTTGTAATTCCTGGAATTAGAAATGTTAAGATAGAATCTCAATTAAATCCTAATTATAATTTTGAAAACTTTTTAGAAGGAGATTCTAACCGTTTAGCAAGAAGTGCTGGATTAGCAGTATCTGCTAAACCTGGAGGAACATCGTTTAATCCTTTATTAGTGTTTGGTGGCGTTGGATTAGGGAAAACACACTTAGCACATGCTATTGGTGTGGATATTAAAGATAAGTATCCAGAGAAAACTGTTCTTTACATTTCTGCTGAAAAATTTACACAACAATATATAGATTCAGTAAAAAAGAATAACAGAAATGATTTTATACATTTTTACCAATTAGTAGATGTATTAATTATTGACGATGTACAATTTTTATCAGGTAAATCTGGTACACAAGATGTATTCTTCCATATATTTAACCATTTGCATCAAAACGGAAAGCAAGTTATTTTAACAAGTGACAAAGCGCCTGTAGATATGCAAGATATAGAACAACGTTTATTATCTCGTTTTAAATGGGGATTATCTGCTGAATTACAAGCTCCAGATTTTGAAACAAGAGTTTCTATTCTAAAAAACAAACTATATAGAGATGGTGTTGAAATGCCTGACGATATAGTAGAATATGTTGCAAAAAATATTAAAACTAATATTAGAGAATTAGAAGGTGCAATAATCTCTTTAATTGCTCAATCTTCATTTAATAAAAAGGAAGTTAATATTGATCTAGCTAAACAAGTTGTAGAAAAGTTTGTTAAAAACACAAAACGCGAAGTATCAATAGATTACATACAAAAGATTGTATCAGACTACTTCCAAATGGATGTAGATACACTACAATCTAAAACAAGAAAAAGACATATTGTACAAGCTAGACAATTAGCTATGTTTTTTGCAAAAAAATATACCAAAGCTTCTTTAGCTAGTATTGGTTCGCAAATAGGAAAACGTGATCATGCTACAGTATTACATGCTTGCAAAACTGTAGACAACTTATCTTCTACAGACAAACAATTTAGAAAATACGTAGAGGATTTAAATAAAAAACTTTCAGTTTAA
- a CDS encoding tRNA (guanine-N1)-methyltransferase: MFKYKNLTSALFLFFTVSISVIAQDTTEEDNLSLDSGTLDNQFEYVIQKSSNWRDDRGNTYEVIKRDWLNKLKSHTLDSLKAVKSELLNTQKTVTTQKEEIDQLKTNLSTTKTNLEATNEEKDSMSLFGIAMSKSGYNVLMWSIIAGLLAFLLFFIFRFKNSNAITKEAKQKLTEVEEEFEEHRRNALEREQKVRRQLQDELNKNRNS; the protein is encoded by the coding sequence ATGTTTAAATACAAAAACTTAACTTCAGCTTTATTCTTATTTTTTACAGTTTCAATTTCAGTAATTGCTCAAGACACTACAGAAGAAGATAATCTTTCTTTAGATTCTGGAACGTTAGATAATCAATTTGAATACGTCATACAAAAATCAAGTAATTGGAGAGATGACAGAGGTAATACTTACGAAGTCATAAAACGTGATTGGTTAAACAAGTTAAAATCGCACACATTAGACTCTTTAAAAGCTGTTAAATCTGAATTATTAAACACTCAAAAAACAGTTACTACCCAAAAAGAAGAAATAGACCAACTTAAAACTAATTTAAGTACTACAAAAACAAACTTAGAAGCTACTAATGAAGAAAAAGACAGCATGTCTTTATTTGGAATTGCAATGAGTAAAAGTGGTTATAATGTATTAATGTGGTCAATAATTGCTGGTTTATTGGCGTTCTTACTATTCTTCATTTTTAGATTTAAAAATAGTAATGCTATAACTAAAGAAGCAAAACAAAAGTTAACTGAAGTTGAAGAAGAATTTGAAGAACACAGACGTAATGCTTTAGAACGTGAGCAAAAAGTGAGACGTCAATTACAAGATGAATTAAACAAAAATAGAAATAGTTAA
- a CDS encoding trypsin-like peptidase domain-containing protein, with amino-acid sequence MKKFLTLVLVSVLGGAITLGTYKTFLEKEEQTIATQNEVEQPSFLPTNYSSTNTSLAAAENIDFSTAAEKTVHAVVHVKNVALNNAKPTLQDLFYGRIPQQRQLGTGSGVIISPDGYIITNNHVIEDSEQLSVTLNDNQTLEATIVGADPNTDIALLKVETNQDLPYVTFGDSDMAKIGEWVLAVGNPFNLTSTVTAGIISAKSRDLSGKSTQSFIQTDAAVNPGNSGGALVNTKGELVGINTAISSQTGSYIGYSFAVPSNIAKKVVQDIMEFGNVQNGILGVVGGTLNSNYAEKLGVNETEGFYIDDIEEDTGAEAAGLKSGDIIKSIDGIKINKFSDLRGFLNTKRPNDVVTVSILRDGTLKDVKVTLLKNNRYILPVIGEIKNAKPKDLKKFKLDNGVKITKVNGTYKEYLISEGIEEGNIITAINNTEVNSVDDVKTILENRDPYKPLSIELINSKGEKTRYGLR; translated from the coding sequence ATGAAGAAGTTTTTAACATTGGTTTTAGTTTCAGTATTAGGAGGCGCAATTACTCTTGGAACTTATAAAACCTTTCTTGAAAAAGAAGAACAAACAATTGCAACACAAAACGAAGTAGAACAACCATCGTTTTTACCAACAAATTACAGTAGTACAAACACTTCTCTTGCTGCTGCCGAAAATATAGACTTTTCTACAGCTGCAGAAAAAACTGTACATGCTGTCGTACACGTAAAAAACGTAGCATTAAACAATGCTAAGCCAACTTTACAAGACTTATTTTATGGTAGAATACCACAACAAAGACAACTTGGTACTGGTAGTGGTGTTATTATATCTCCAGATGGTTACATTATTACTAATAACCACGTAATTGAAGATTCTGAACAATTAAGTGTTACTTTAAACGATAATCAAACTCTTGAAGCTACCATAGTTGGCGCCGATCCAAATACAGATATCGCTTTACTTAAAGTAGAAACAAACCAAGACTTACCTTACGTTACCTTTGGTGATAGTGATATGGCCAAAATTGGCGAATGGGTTCTTGCTGTCGGTAATCCTTTTAATTTAACTTCTACAGTTACTGCTGGTATTATTAGTGCAAAATCAAGAGATTTAAGTGGTAAAAGCACACAATCTTTTATACAAACAGATGCAGCTGTAAATCCTGGAAATTCTGGTGGCGCATTAGTTAATACCAAAGGTGAATTAGTTGGGATTAATACTGCTATTAGCTCTCAAACGGGATCTTACATTGGTTACTCGTTTGCTGTTCCTAGTAACATTGCAAAAAAAGTGGTGCAAGATATTATGGAATTTGGTAATGTACAAAACGGTATTTTAGGTGTTGTTGGTGGTACTTTAAATAGTAATTATGCCGAAAAGTTAGGCGTTAATGAAACCGAAGGGTTTTACATTGACGATATAGAAGAAGATACTGGCGCAGAAGCTGCTGGACTAAAAAGTGGTGATATTATCAAATCTATAGACGGAATTAAAATTAATAAGTTTAGTGACTTAAGAGGCTTTTTAAATACAAAAAGACCTAATGATGTTGTCACAGTTTCTATTTTAAGAGATGGAACACTTAAAGATGTAAAAGTTACTTTATTAAAAAACAACCGTTATATATTACCTGTGATTGGCGAAATTAAAAATGCAAAACCTAAAGATCTTAAAAAGTTTAAATTAGATAATGGTGTTAAAATCACAAAAGTAAATGGTACTTATAAAGAATATTTAATAAGCGAAGGTATTGAAGAAGGAAACATCATTACAGCAATTAATAACACAGAGGTAAACTCAGTAGACGATGTTAAAACTATATTAGAAAATAGAGATCCTTACAAACCTTTAAGTATCGAGCTAATAAATTCTAAAGGAGAAAAAACGCGCTATGGATTAAGATAA
- a CDS encoding GNAT family N-acetyltransferase — MLTLTGEHIYLRALEPEDLEFIYQIENDESIWEISNTITPYSKYLIKQYLENAHKDIYEVKQLRLVICNNLDKTIGLIDLFDFDIKNKRAGIGILVKSETERQKGYGKEALKLLVNYSFKHLNLHQLYCNISEDNTASLTLFKNQGFKEIGLKKDWNLTNGSYKNEYLFQLINNNVY; from the coding sequence ATGCTAACATTAACAGGAGAACATATTTATTTACGTGCTTTAGAACCTGAAGATTTAGAATTTATTTACCAAATAGAAAACGACGAATCCATTTGGGAAATAAGCAATACCATAACGCCTTATTCCAAATATTTAATTAAGCAATATCTAGAAAATGCCCATAAGGATATCTATGAAGTTAAACAGTTACGATTAGTTATATGCAACAATTTAGATAAAACAATTGGACTGATAGATTTGTTCGATTTTGATATAAAGAACAAACGTGCAGGAATTGGAATATTAGTAAAATCTGAAACCGAAAGACAAAAAGGCTACGGTAAAGAAGCTTTAAAACTTTTGGTTAATTACAGTTTTAAACACTTAAATTTACATCAATTATATTGTAACATTTCAGAAGACAATACAGCAAGTTTAACTCTTTTTAAAAATCAAGGATTTAAAGAAATAGGCTTGAAAAAAGATTGGAATCTTACTAACGGATCATATAAAAATGAATATTTATTTCAACTTATAAATAACAATGTATATTAA
- a CDS encoding peptidoglycan-binding protein LysM, with translation MKKNIGKILSLVLTISILLIVVFYNTNTKIVIKNSTPIVEKVNNQSSDLASLEVKQLKEQYTPHLGKSFAGFKEALGFKESQNNYFRVNKFGYLGKYQFGKGTLKLIGIYDPNLFLNTPELQEKAFIANAQRNKWVLRRDIKRFDGKYINGVKITESGILAAAHLAGPGSVKKYLRSYGKEGFSDAFGTSIRYYMKKFSGYDTSSIKPLKKVKVSYKRA, from the coding sequence ATGAAAAAAAATATTGGAAAGATATTATCGCTAGTACTTACAATATCAATTTTATTAATTGTTGTTTTTTACAATACAAACACTAAAATTGTAATAAAAAATTCAACTCCAATTGTAGAAAAAGTTAACAATCAATCTTCCGATTTAGCTTCTTTAGAAGTAAAACAACTTAAAGAGCAGTACACACCACATTTAGGAAAATCTTTCGCAGGATTTAAAGAAGCTTTAGGATTTAAAGAATCGCAAAACAATTACTTTAGAGTTAACAAATTTGGTTACTTAGGAAAATATCAATTTGGTAAAGGCACTTTAAAACTAATTGGAATTTATGATCCAAATTTATTTTTAAATACTCCAGAATTACAAGAAAAAGCATTTATAGCAAATGCACAGCGTAATAAATGGGTATTAAGAAGAGATATTAAGCGTTTTGATGGAAAGTACATTAATGGAGTAAAAATCACTGAGTCTGGTATTCTTGCAGCTGCTCATTTAGCTGGTCCAGGAAGTGTGAAAAAGTATTTAAGAAGCTATGGTAAAGAAGGATTTTCTGATGCTTTTGGTACGTCTATCAGATATTATATGAAAAAGTTTTCTGGTTACGATACTTCGTCTATTAAACCGTTAAAAAAAGTTAAAGTTTCTTATAAAAGAGCTTAA
- a CDS encoding DUF2279 domain-containing protein, producing MFFTPSDTLHVKRKNAVILTESTLGGLTLLGLNQLWYSDYERSKFHTINDNSEWFQMDKLGHTFTAYHLGRFGAQTLNWAGVSKKNQLIYGGSLGFMFLTGVEVLDGFSEEWGFSWGDFFANATGSSLYIGQELLWDEQRVTLKYSFSKSKYANLNPNKLGSSFTEQLLKDYNGQTYWLSINLYSFFKSSKIPKWLNVAVGYSADGLLYGSKELQQNFFPDQKRQRQILLSLDLDLTKVETNSTFLKQFFNVVNVIKIPFPTLQFNSNGHVTGHLVYF from the coding sequence TTGTTTTTTACACCAAGTGACACGTTACATGTAAAAAGAAAAAATGCAGTAATACTAACAGAAAGTACTCTTGGCGGATTAACATTATTAGGCTTAAATCAATTATGGTATTCAGACTATGAAAGGTCTAAATTTCATACCATTAATGATAATTCAGAATGGTTTCAAATGGATAAGCTAGGACACACATTTACAGCTTATCATTTAGGAAGATTTGGTGCTCAAACATTAAATTGGGCAGGCGTAAGCAAGAAAAATCAGTTAATTTATGGTGGCTCATTAGGGTTTATGTTTTTAACTGGAGTCGAAGTTTTAGATGGATTTTCTGAAGAATGGGGATTTTCTTGGGGAGATTTTTTTGCAAATGCTACTGGAAGTAGTTTATATATTGGCCAAGAGTTGCTTTGGGATGAGCAACGTGTGACTTTAAAATATTCTTTTTCTAAATCAAAATACGCTAATTTAAATCCAAATAAGTTAGGAAGCTCGTTTACAGAACAACTACTTAAAGATTATAATGGGCAAACGTATTGGCTTAGTATAAATTTATATTCGTTTTTTAAATCTAGTAAAATACCTAAATGGTTAAATGTTGCAGTAGGATACAGTGCAGATGGATTATTATATGGAAGTAAAGAGTTGCAGCAAAATTTTTTTCCGGATCAAAAAAGACAACGACAAATTTTACTTAGTCTGGATCTAGATTTAACTAAAGTAGAAACCAATTCTACGTTTTTAAAACAATTTTTTAATGTAGTTAATGTTATAAAAATCCCGTTTCCAACACTTCAATTTAACTCTAACGGACACGTTACAGGACACTTAGTCTACTTTTAA
- a CDS encoding glyceraldehyde-3-phosphate dehydrogenase — MSINETYENELAFQADRRRATVEFIKIVSDLWYDKSIELVLFRNQLIDRNVSEILNLHEYAGEFVQKPISIFDSVEIAQAIKTLDVPAAKLDIGKLTYEFHLEEKKYSNAMSFVAEKLKDAKEKEDVTPKDVVLYGFGRIGRLLARELMTRTGKGSQLRLRAIVTRGKLDQTVLEKRASLLRNDSVHGEFPGTVRADLKNEALIINGTTVKIIAANQPEDIDYTTYGINNALIIDNTGAFRDKEALTRLKNSKGADKVLLTAPGKGIPNIVYGVNHLENNPDQIDIFSAASCTTNAITPVLKAIEDTYGVKSGHLETIHAYTNDQNLVDNFHKKYRRGRAAALNMVITETGAGQAVSKALPSFEGKLTSSAIRVPVPNGSLAILNLELDTETSVEGINATLKKYALEGDLVEQIKYEMSDELVSSDIIGSSAPSIYDSKATIVRKDGKNAVIYVWYDNEYGYSHQVIRLAKYIAKVRRFTYY; from the coding sequence ATGTCGATTAACGAAACCTACGAAAACGAATTAGCTTTTCAAGCAGACAGAAGAAGAGCAACAGTCGAATTTATTAAAATTGTAAGCGATCTATGGTATGACAAATCAATAGAGCTTGTACTTTTTAGAAATCAGCTTATAGACAGAAATGTCTCTGAAATTTTAAATCTTCATGAATACGCTGGCGAATTTGTGCAAAAACCTATCTCTATTTTTGATTCTGTAGAAATTGCTCAAGCTATTAAAACACTTGATGTTCCTGCTGCAAAATTAGATATTGGTAAACTTACTTACGAGTTTCATTTAGAAGAAAAAAAATACAGCAATGCAATGTCTTTTGTTGCCGAAAAATTAAAAGACGCAAAAGAAAAAGAAGATGTAACTCCTAAAGACGTTGTATTATATGGCTTTGGTCGTATTGGTAGATTACTAGCTAGAGAGTTAATGACTAGAACTGGTAAAGGAAGTCAATTACGCTTACGTGCAATTGTTACTCGCGGTAAATTAGATCAAACCGTTTTAGAAAAACGTGCTTCTTTATTACGTAACGATTCTGTACATGGTGAATTTCCTGGTACTGTAAGAGCAGATTTAAAAAATGAAGCTTTAATAATTAATGGAACTACAGTAAAAATTATTGCAGCAAACCAACCAGAAGATATAGATTATACAACTTACGGTATTAATAATGCTTTAATTATAGATAATACAGGTGCATTTAGAGATAAAGAAGCCTTAACTAGATTAAAAAACTCTAAAGGAGCAGACAAAGTATTATTAACTGCGCCAGGTAAAGGTATACCAAACATTGTATATGGTGTAAATCATTTAGAAAACAATCCAGATCAAATAGATATTTTCTCTGCAGCATCTTGTACAACTAATGCTATTACTCCAGTTTTAAAAGCTATTGAAGATACTTATGGTGTAAAAAGCGGACATTTAGAAACTATTCACGCTTATACAAACGATCAAAACTTAGTCGATAATTTTCATAAAAAATACCGTCGTGGTCGTGCTGCAGCTTTAAATATGGTTATTACAGAAACTGGTGCTGGACAAGCTGTATCTAAAGCTCTACCAAGTTTTGAAGGTAAATTAACATCAAGTGCTATACGTGTTCCTGTACCAAACGGTTCTTTAGCTATTTTAAACTTAGAATTAGATACCGAAACATCTGTAGAAGGTATTAACGCTACATTAAAAAAATATGCTCTAGAAGGTGATTTAGTAGAACAAATAAAATACGAAATGAGTGACGAGCTTGTTTCTAGTGATATTATAGGTAGTTCTGCACCTTCAATTTATGACAGTAAAGCAACTATAGTAAGAAAAGATGGTAAAAATGCAGTGATCTATGTTTGGTATGATAATGAGTATGGATATAGTCACCAAGTGATAAGATTAGCAAAATATATTGCTAAAGTTAGACGTTTTACATATTATTAA
- a CDS encoding low molecular weight protein-tyrosine-phosphatase produces the protein MTKILMVCLGNICRSPLAEGILKSKLDSHFIVDSAGTAAYHVGNKPDPRSIAVARQNGLNITNQRARKFTRQDFEDFDFIYAMDNSNYQNIIALAESNQQIEKVKLILNESFPDKNLDVPDPYYGGDKGFENVYNMLDNACEIIANRLNSL, from the coding sequence ATGACTAAAATTTTGATGGTTTGCTTAGGAAACATTTGTCGTTCTCCGTTAGCAGAAGGTATTTTAAAATCAAAATTAGATAGTCATTTTATTGTAGATTCTGCTGGTACAGCAGCATACCATGTTGGTAACAAACCAGATCCAAGGTCTATTGCTGTAGCAAGACAAAATGGATTAAACATCACTAACCAACGCGCAAGAAAATTTACAAGACAAGATTTTGAAGACTTTGATTTTATCTATGCTATGGACAACTCAAATTATCAAAATATAATTGCTTTAGCAGAATCTAATCAACAAATAGAAAAAGTAAAACTAATTCTAAACGAAAGTTTTCCTGATAAAAACTTAGATGTACCAGATCCTTATTATGGTGGCGATAAAGGTTTTGAAAATGTTTACAACATGCTAGATAATGCTTGTGAAATTATTGCCAATCGTTTAAATAGTCTATAA
- the mltG gene encoding endolytic transglycosylase MltG, whose protein sequence is MYIKKILTAIALIGLVIAGYFAYFVYNAMFKPNTAFNNDVAYIYVPSNATYQDVREQLEPLLKDIDSFDALAAQKKYTTHIKAGRFPVKKGMSNNDIINSIRSNNLPIKLSFNNQERIEDLAGRVAQQIEPDSLSLLNAMLDSKFLKDKNFTKQTVLNMYVPNTYEFFWNTSPEAFRDRMLKEYYRFWNDSRQAKRKALKLSVNEVLTIASIVQKETAKIDERPRVAGVYLNRIRKGWPLEADPTVIYAKKLHENNFNQVIKRVLYKDLEIDSKYNTYKYPGIPPGPITMPDVSAIDAVLNPEKHDYMFFVADVSNFGYHKFAKTLAQHNANKRLYTQWISRQGINR, encoded by the coding sequence ATGTATATTAAAAAAATACTTACAGCAATTGCACTTATAGGCTTAGTTATAGCTGGTTATTTTGCTTATTTTGTGTATAATGCAATGTTTAAGCCTAATACGGCATTTAACAATGATGTCGCTTACATTTATGTACCTTCTAACGCAACATACCAAGACGTTAGAGAACAATTAGAACCTTTATTAAAAGATATTGATAGTTTTGATGCATTAGCTGCACAAAAAAAATATACAACTCATATAAAAGCGGGTAGATTTCCTGTAAAAAAAGGAATGAGTAATAACGATATTATAAACTCTATAAGAAGTAATAACTTACCGATAAAGCTAAGTTTTAACAATCAAGAACGAATAGAAGATTTAGCAGGTCGTGTAGCTCAACAAATAGAGCCTGATAGTTTATCTTTACTTAATGCGATGTTAGATAGTAAATTTTTAAAGGATAAAAATTTTACTAAACAAACCGTTTTAAATATGTATGTGCCAAATACATATGAGTTTTTTTGGAATACTTCTCCCGAAGCTTTTAGAGACCGAATGTTAAAAGAATATTACCGTTTTTGGAATGATTCGCGTCAAGCAAAACGAAAAGCATTAAAGCTATCGGTAAACGAAGTATTAACAATAGCTTCTATAGTACAAAAAGAAACTGCTAAAATAGACGAAAGACCAAGAGTTGCAGGTGTATATTTAAATAGAATTAGAAAAGGTTGGCCTCTTGAAGCCGATCCTACTGTGATTTATGCTAAAAAATTACATGAAAATAATTTTAATCAAGTTATTAAAAGAGTGTTATACAAGGATTTAGAAATAGACTCAAAATATAATACTTATAAATATCCAGGTATTCCACCAGGTCCAATTACAATGCCAGATGTTTCTGCGATAGATGCTGTTTTAAATCCAGAAAAACATGATTATATGTTTTTTGTTGCAGATGTATCAAACTTTGGATATCATAAATTTGCTAAAACTTTAGCGCAGCATAATGCAAACAAACGTTTGTATACCCAATGGATTAGTCGTCAAGGAATAAATAGATAG
- the dapF gene encoding diaminopimelate epimerase — protein sequence MTVKFYKYQGTGNDFVIVDNRQNVFDKNDTKRIKFLCDRRFGIGADGLILLENDNTSDFKMVYYNADGNESTMCGNGGRCIVAFAEFLGIFKNTTTFNAIDGMHTAKIEDNLVYLQMKDVDTIQRFSTHHFLDTGSPHHVQFVEDLKTFNVKAEGEKIRYGAPYNQAGSNVNFVEKINQNTFAVRTYERGVEDETLSCGTGVTAVAIAMYDSGESTSNTINLNVEGGQLKVSFDKVGNTYKNVMLIGPATQVFKGEIEC from the coding sequence ATGACTGTAAAATTTTATAAATATCAAGGTACAGGAAACGACTTTGTTATTGTTGACAATAGACAAAATGTATTTGACAAAAATGATACCAAACGCATTAAGTTTTTGTGTGACAGACGATTTGGCATTGGTGCAGATGGGTTAATTTTGCTAGAAAATGACAATACTTCAGATTTTAAAATGGTCTATTACAACGCAGATGGAAACGAAAGTACAATGTGCGGTAATGGTGGACGTTGTATTGTTGCTTTCGCGGAATTTTTAGGCATATTTAAAAATACAACCACTTTTAATGCTATAGATGGAATGCATACTGCTAAGATTGAAGACAATTTAGTTTATTTACAAATGAAAGATGTAGACACTATCCAAAGGTTTTCTACGCATCATTTTTTAGATACTGGATCACCACATCATGTACAGTTTGTAGAAGATTTAAAGACGTTTAATGTAAAAGCAGAAGGAGAAAAAATACGTTATGGCGCACCTTACAATCAGGCTGGTAGCAATGTTAATTTTGTTGAAAAAATCAATCAAAATACATTTGCTGTTCGTACTTATGAAAGAGGCGTAGAAGACGAAACTTTATCCTGCGGAACAGGTGTAACAGCAGTAGCAATTGCGATGTATGATTCTGGAGAAAGTACATCAAACACCATTAATCTAAATGTAGAAGGCGGACAATTAAAAGTGTCTTTTGACAAAGTTGGAAACACCTATAAAAATGTAATGTTAATTGGACCTGCAACTCAAGTTTTTAAAGGAGAAATAGAATGCTAA